Proteins encoded by one window of Dryocola sp. LX212:
- a CDS encoding glycoside-pentoside-hexuronide (GPH):cation symporter, translated as MENSKLSVREKIGYGMGDAGCNMIGGAIMLFLNYFYTDVFGLAPALVGVLLLSVRVIDAVTDPIMGAIADRTTSRWGRFRPWLLWISLPYVLFSVLMFTTPEWSYDSKVVYAFVTYFLMSLTYTAINIPYCSLGGVITADPHERVACQSYRFFMVGIATLILSSTLLPMADWFGGADKAKGYQMSMGVMAIIALFMFLFCFATVKERIKPAIPSKHALKADLKDVWKNDQWVRILLLTFCNVCPGFIRMAATMYYVTWVMEKSTSFASMFISLGVVGMMIGSALAKPLTDKYCKLKVFFWTNIILTLFSCGFYFLDPHATTLILVAYFILNILHQLPSPLHWSLMADVDDYGEWKTGKRITGISFSGNLFFLKCGLAVAGAMVGFLLSWYGYDASLKQQGPEALNGIVMLFTIIPGVGYLITAGVVRLLKVDRELMKQIQLDLEKRRISYRELNDRPEIHPTENLRNV; from the coding sequence ATGGAAAACAGTAAATTATCTGTCCGTGAAAAAATCGGCTACGGGATGGGCGATGCCGGATGCAACATGATTGGCGGCGCCATCATGCTGTTTCTTAATTATTTTTATACTGATGTATTTGGGCTGGCCCCGGCGCTGGTCGGCGTGCTGCTGTTATCCGTGCGGGTGATTGATGCCGTAACCGACCCGATTATGGGAGCTATCGCCGATCGTACTACTTCGCGCTGGGGGAGATTTCGTCCCTGGCTGCTGTGGATTTCCCTGCCGTACGTTCTGTTTAGCGTCCTGATGTTCACCACGCCAGAGTGGAGCTACGATAGCAAGGTTGTCTATGCCTTTGTGACCTATTTCCTTATGTCGCTCACCTATACCGCCATCAACATTCCTTACTGCTCGCTGGGCGGTGTGATAACAGCCGATCCGCATGAACGCGTGGCCTGCCAGTCATACCGCTTCTTTATGGTAGGTATTGCGACGCTGATTCTCTCCTCCACCCTGTTGCCGATGGCGGACTGGTTTGGGGGCGCGGATAAGGCCAAAGGGTATCAAATGTCGATGGGCGTGATGGCGATCATCGCTCTCTTCATGTTCCTGTTCTGCTTCGCCACGGTGAAAGAACGTATTAAGCCAGCCATTCCGTCGAAACATGCTCTGAAGGCCGATCTAAAAGATGTTTGGAAAAACGATCAGTGGGTGCGGATCCTCCTGTTAACCTTCTGCAACGTGTGTCCCGGCTTTATTCGTATGGCCGCCACCATGTACTACGTAACATGGGTGATGGAAAAATCCACCTCGTTTGCGAGTATGTTTATCAGCCTTGGCGTGGTCGGCATGATGATTGGTAGTGCGCTTGCAAAACCGCTTACCGATAAATACTGCAAACTCAAAGTGTTCTTCTGGACCAACATCATCCTGACCCTTTTCTCCTGCGGCTTCTATTTCCTTGACCCGCATGCCACGACGCTGATTCTGGTCGCCTATTTCATACTGAACATCCTGCACCAGCTTCCTTCCCCGCTTCACTGGTCACTGATGGCCGACGTAGATGATTACGGTGAGTGGAAAACCGGCAAACGCATCACCGGGATCAGCTTTTCCGGCAACCTGTTCTTCCTTAAATGCGGCCTGGCCGTGGCGGGCGCGATGGTTGGCTTCCTGCTCTCCTGGTATGGTTATGATGCGAGCTTAAAACAACAGGGGCCGGAAGCGCTTAACGGCATCGTGATGCTGTTTACTATTATCCCCGGCGTGGGCTATCTCATCACTGCGGGCGTGGTCCGCCTGCTGAAAGTCGATCGTGAATTAATGAAACAAATTCAGCTGGATCTGGAAAAACGCCGCATCAGCTACCGCGAGCTAAACGATCGCCCGGAGATCCACCCAACTGAAAACCTGAGGAACGTGTAA
- a CDS encoding family 43 glycosylhydrolase has product MSNWANPFIEQRADPFILLHDGWYYFIASVPEYDRLEIRRASSLEALPQSNPVVVWRKHENGPMSELIWAPELHVIEGKWYIYFAAAHTKAFDSLGMFQHRMFALECADADPLTGKWIEKGQVKTHFDTFCLDATTFNHQGRQWYLWAQKSPHIPGNSNIYLAEMDTPWSIKGEPVMLSKPEQEWECRGFLVNEGPAVITHGERLFVSYSASATDENYCIGLLWIDMAADPTKAENWHKSPQPVFTTSYENKQYGPGHNSFTRTKDGEDVLVYHARNYTEIEGDPLYDPNRHTRLKIISWNDDGVPVFGIPPADSH; this is encoded by the coding sequence ATGAGTAACTGGGCAAATCCTTTTATCGAACAGCGGGCCGATCCGTTTATTCTGCTCCATGACGGCTGGTACTACTTTATTGCTTCGGTACCTGAATACGATCGGCTGGAGATCCGCCGGGCCTCGTCGCTGGAAGCCCTGCCGCAGTCAAACCCGGTGGTGGTATGGCGTAAACATGAAAACGGGCCGATGAGCGAGCTCATCTGGGCACCTGAGCTGCACGTCATCGAAGGCAAGTGGTACATCTATTTCGCGGCAGCCCACACCAAAGCGTTCGATTCTTTGGGGATGTTCCAGCACCGCATGTTTGCGCTGGAATGCGCGGATGCGGACCCGCTGACGGGAAAATGGATTGAGAAGGGCCAGGTAAAAACCCATTTCGACACCTTCTGTCTGGACGCGACGACATTTAACCATCAGGGCAGGCAGTGGTATTTGTGGGCGCAAAAATCCCCGCACATACCGGGCAACTCTAATATTTATCTCGCCGAAATGGACACGCCGTGGTCAATAAAAGGCGAGCCGGTCATGCTGAGTAAACCAGAGCAGGAGTGGGAATGTCGGGGATTTTTGGTTAATGAAGGTCCAGCGGTTATCACGCACGGGGAGAGGCTATTTGTGAGCTATTCCGCCAGCGCCACCGATGAGAACTACTGTATCGGGCTGCTGTGGATTGATATGGCGGCGGACCCCACAAAAGCGGAGAACTGGCACAAATCCCCGCAGCCGGTATTCACCACCAGCTACGAAAACAAGCAGTACGGCCCGGGCCACAATAGTTTTACCAGAACGAAAGACGGTGAGGACGTGCTGGTTTATCACGCAAGAAACTACACGGAAATCGAGGGCGACCCGCTATACGACCCGAATCGCCATACACGCCTGAAAATCATTAGCTGGAATGATGATGGTGTGCCCGTATTTGGCATACCGCCTGCCGACAGTCACTGA
- the ampE gene encoding beta-lactamase regulator AmpE, translated as MTLFTLLLVIIWERLFKMGQHWQLDHRLEVVFGRMKHFSLFRTLLMTALCMLVVYLCIRGLQGLFFNVPLLVFWIALGVLCIGAGPVRMHYHEYLKAAGHDDLPAREKMAGELTLIHGIPPECDEREYLKELQNGLLWINFRYYLAPLFWFVVGGVWGPVTLAGYAFLRAGQTWLARHHTPHQRLLSGIDVILHVLDWVPVRLVGVVYALIGHGEKALPAWFASLADRHTQQYQVLTQLAQYSLAREPHLDKVKTPKAAVSMAKKASLVVVVVVALLTIYGTLV; from the coding sequence ATGACGCTGTTTACCCTTTTGCTGGTCATTATCTGGGAACGGTTGTTCAAGATGGGGCAGCACTGGCAGTTGGATCATCGCCTGGAGGTGGTATTCGGACGCATGAAGCACTTTTCGCTGTTCCGCACGCTGCTGATGACGGCACTCTGCATGCTGGTTGTGTACCTGTGTATTCGGGGCCTGCAGGGGCTGTTCTTTAACGTGCCGCTGCTGGTGTTCTGGATTGCTCTGGGTGTCCTGTGCATCGGCGCAGGCCCGGTTCGTATGCATTATCATGAGTATCTGAAAGCTGCGGGCCATGACGATCTCCCCGCCAGAGAAAAAATGGCCGGGGAGCTTACGCTGATTCACGGCATTCCTCCTGAGTGTGACGAACGCGAGTATCTGAAAGAGTTACAAAACGGCCTGCTGTGGATTAACTTTCGCTATTACCTTGCACCGCTGTTCTGGTTTGTCGTCGGCGGCGTGTGGGGGCCGGTTACGCTTGCGGGTTACGCGTTTTTGCGCGCCGGGCAAACATGGCTTGCCCGGCACCATACGCCGCACCAGCGTCTGCTTTCTGGCATCGATGTGATATTGCACGTGCTTGACTGGGTGCCGGTGCGTTTGGTGGGGGTAGTCTACGCACTGATTGGGCACGGCGAGAAAGCGCTGCCTGCATGGTTTGCTTCTCTTGCGGACCGCCATACCCAGCAGTATCAGGTTCTGACGCAGCTGGCGCAGTATTCGCTGGCTCGTGAGCCCCATCTGGACAAGGTCAAAACGCCAAAAGCGGCGGTTTCTATGGCTAAGAAAGCGTCGCTCGTGGTGGTGGTTGTAGTGGCTCTGCTGACAATATACGGGACTCTCGTTTAA